Below is a window of Paenibacillus bovis DNA.
TGTCTCGGACATATGCGTATGCAGAGGCACATCCAGATCATGAGCAGCCTGTACGAATTTCTCGATAAATGCCGGCGGGCAAGTATACGGCGCATGTGGAGACATCATGGTTGTGATGCGGCCATTTGCCTTGCCATGCCAGTCACGTACGAATTGTACAGCTTGGTTCAGCTTCTCGTTCTGTTCTTCTTCAGAGCACAGACCAATAACGCCGCGCATCAGTACCGCACGCATACCCGACTGCTCTACCACTTCGGCCACACGTTCAGAACGGTCATACATATCGAGGAATGTCGTTGTACCGCCTTTGAGCATTTCCAGAACAGACAATGCTGTACCGGTGTAGACATCGTCACTTGTAAATTTGGCTTCCATTGGCCACATTTTCTCCTGCAGCCATACCTGCAGAGCCAGATCATCTCCATAGCCGCGCAGCAGGGACATCGCCGCATGACCATGACTGTTAACCAGACCCGGGATAAAGAACTGATGTCTGCCATCCACGATGGTCATGCCTTCCTGGTCAGCAGGCTCTTCTTCGCCCAGATAAGTAATCACATCGTTCTCGATGACCATATGTCCGTACAGTACCGATTTTCCTCCATGGGAAGCTGCAAAGATCCCGTTTTTGATCATCCATTTACTCGGTGAGTTGTTCATTCGTCTCTAATTCCTTTCCATCTTCAAGGTAGTAGGCCAGACTCAGCAGATCGGTAGTGAAATCTGCCGTATGCACACGCACATGCGGTGGTGTTTTCAGGATAATCGGCGCAAAGTTCAGAATCGCCTCGATACCTGCTTCGATCAGCTGATCAGCAACACGCTGTGCTTCGGTATTGGGTACGGTAATAATACCAACCCGGATATGCTTGGACTGCACAGTCTCGGACAGTTCATCAATCGGTTGCACAGTCAATGTATTAATCTGGGTGCCTACTTTCGGTGTATACGAATCAAACACGGCTACAATCTTCATCGTTTCCTGCAGATAGGCATTATAATTTGAAAGCGCATGTCCCAGATTACCTGCTCCGATCAGAGCAACATTGATCTGCTGATCCAGCTTCAGGATATGACGTATTTTCTCAATCAGATACGATACATCGTAGCCAATTCCTTTACGGCCAAAATCACCGAAATAGGCAAGGTCCTTACGAATCTGGGCCGGATTGAGGTCCAGTTTTTGTCCCAGTTCCTGCGAAGATACAGTGGGTACCTCACGGGTATGCAGCTCGTTCAGGTATCTTAAATAGACAGGTAATCTTCGCACGACCGCTTCTGATATTTTATCGGATTTCATGCTTGCTCCCCCTCTTGATTTGCAGCATCCTTTTCGTTCTCACGATGGCTCAGCCATTCCGCAATACGGGGAACCATTTGCTGCGTAGGCATATGTTCCATTTTGGGACCGGGCAGCGAATACAAGAAGTGCTTGCCATAATACGATTCAATGACCCGGGTATCATAGATAAGCACAATACCGCGGTCATTCGCTGTCCGGACCAGTCTGCCAAAGCCCTGTTTGAACCGGATAACTGCCTGTGGTACAGATAATTTCATAAACGGGTTTTTCTTTTCTTTTTTGAGCCGTTCACTTTTGGCTTCGACCAGCGGATGATTCGGCGGCTGGAACGGCAATCGCACAATCGCCAGACAGGTCAGTGCTTCTCCGGGAATATCCACGCCTTCCCAGAAGCTGCTCGTACCCAGCAGTACACAGGCCGGATGATCCTGGAAGCGTCGGGTCAGCTTGGTCCGGCTGCCTCCATCTACACCCTGTCCGAATACGGCAATATCACTCTGTGATAATTTCTCCTTCAGAGGCTCATACACCTGCTTGAGCATCCGGTAGGAAGTAAATAAGACCAACATGCGTCCACGCGTCGCTTCGGCAGCATCAGCAAGTGAACGAGCCAGCATACTGACAAAATGCTCGTCACCGACACTTCCCTTTACACTCGGGAAATCTCTTGGAATCAGTACAAGCGACTGTTCCCTGTAATTAAACGGCGATTCCAGCATCGACGTATTCAGCTTGCCTTGCTGCTCGGCTTCCTTGAGTCCCAGCTGTTCAATCATGTACTGGAAGTTCTTGTCGATCGACAGCGTGGCAGAGGTCAGCACGATACTTTTCTTTTTGTCAAAGAAATGCTCCTTGAGCTGCTGGCTGACATCTACCGGCACCGCATACATCTGGAGCGACTTGCTGCGATAATTGCCGTTGGCCTCATACCAGTAGACCGTATCTTCACTGTCCAGCTTGATGAAATGACGCAGATCATCCCGGACACCGGTCAGATCCTTGAACAGTCCCGACACATCTGTCACGAGTCCATCACTGTCCAGCACTTCATCCGATTCCTTGATTTTGTTCATCACCTGTTCACCTTTGCGGATGATCTGGCTCAGACCAATATGAATCCGATTCTCCAATTCGGCAATCTCGGCCCACTCGTCAGGCTTTTTCTGCGGCAGCAGACGCAATGTGAACTGCGCAGCCTCGCCTGGAGCGGCATCACTGCGCTGTGGTAGCAGAGCGAACAACAGCTCACTCAGCTTGTCCCAGTCTTCCTTGACATCTGTTAATTCCGGATATAGATTATCGATCGCTATCGCCCACTCCATGCCGCGTTCACTGCCGGACGATCCCAGCTGCTGACGCAGAATCGCCAGCTGGCCGGTCTTGCTGTCCTTGAACAGACGCAGCATCGGATGAACCAATGTGAAATATTTCATGTGCATACCCAGATGCTTGCCAGCCACATCTTCCAGATGATGGGCTTCGTCGATAACCAAATGTTCGTAGGCCGGCAGCAGCTGATGGCCTGCCTTGATATCCGTAAACAGCTTGGAATGATTGGTAATGACCACATCGGCTGCACCAGCTTCATGCTTGGCCCGGTGATAAAAGCACTGCCGGAACCATGGACAGGCGCGTCCCAGACAGGAATCGGTATCACTCGCGACCGTTTCCCAGAAATCGCCGCCACGGTTACCCATATTGAGCTCTTCATCATCCCCGGTCTCGGTAGCTGTCAGCCAGACAATCATCTGGGCTGCGATCAGCACATCTTCCTTGGGACTCTGAAATTCCTTTGTATTTATTTTATGCTCAAATTTGCGCAGACACAAATAATGCTGGCGTCCTTTGAACACGGCAGCACGAAAAGCAAACGGAATCACCTGTGTCAGCAGCGGAACATCCCGTTCGCGCAGCTGTTCCTGCAAATTAATTGTATGCGTACTGACCATCACTCTCTCGCTGTTTTTGACGCTATGATAAATGGAAGGCAGCAAATAACCGAGCGATTTGCCTGTGCCGGTGCCTGCCTCAATCAGTAAATGCTTCTCATCGGTAAGGGCGCGTACCACTTCATCAAACATCTGATTCTGCGGCTCGCGCTCTTCATAATCCGGCAGCAGTTTGCGCAGATTATCTTTAACCTGTTCCAGAAACTCGTCAAAGGATACATCTGCCAGCGGCATGCCTTCTCTGGCTTCTTCGGCAGAAGGAATATCCATCCAGTCGCCTACTTTCAGCGCAAGCTGACGATAAAAGCGATGTTCATCAAGATCCTGTGCCGGCTGTGCTTCGCGCTGCATACGCACACCATCAAAATACCAGCCCAGATCACTGTCCTGATTATCGAACAGCTCAGCCAGACGCTGAACGGTGATCAGCGGCAGACCATCCAATTCTTCCAGACATTTTAGAAAGACATAGGCTGTCGCCAGTGCATCACTGTCTGCCTGATGGGGACGATCATGCTCAAAACCAAGCGAGCTGCTGACCATACTGAGCTGATAACTCGGCAGATTCGGGAAAAATACACGCAGAAAATCCATCGTATCCAGCACTCTGCCGGTAAACGGCAAATAACCGGTACGGTCCAGTGCACGCTGCAAAAAGCCCAGATCAAAAGCTACATTATGTCCGACCAACACTGCGTCTTCCAGCAGTGGAATCATCTCCAGCATGACGTCATCCAGTTCAGGAGCGTCTGCTACATCTTCGTTGCGAATACCGGTTAGTCCGGTAATAAACGGAGGAATCTTGCCTCCGGGTTTGACCATGGAGCTGTATACCTGGGTAATCGTTAAATCATGATCTATAACAGCAAGACCCACCTGAATGATATCATCCGAGGACTGGGTTCCTGTTGTCTCAAAATCCAGTACGGCAAATTTCATGGATGTCTAAATCCTTTCCTTGCAGTCGTCACACCTGATGTCAAAATGTTCACCTATCAGCATACCAGAACGAGGCGGTTTTGAAAACGTGGCGAGGTGACGGAAACTGCTGCATTCTGTATACCCTCTTTTGCGGCTGCACAGCAATCGCTCCCCAATCGCCTGTTGATTCTGCAGATACATAAAAAAAGGTGATACATGACGTGTTTGACAGGCACGCAGTATCACCTTGCTTAGGCGTTATGTTTCTTTTATTATACATGATTTCGTCAAATTAGCCTACGCCTATTATCGATTAAACGGACTGCAAATCCGGCTCATAGCTCCATTGGTATAGTTTAATTACATAATGGTAGCATGAACCTCTTTATGAGCTTCCATTACCGGCTTGTTCTGACCATCCACGAATACTACAGTTGGACGATGCTCCTGAAGTTCTTCGTGGCTCATCATCGCATAGGAGATAATAATAACTGTATCGCCAGGTTGTACCAGACGGGCAGCTGCGCCGTTCAGGCAGACCACACCACTACCACGCGGACCAGTAATCACGTACGTTTCCAGACGTGCGCCGTTATTATTATTAACGATCTGTACTTTTTCATTTTCAAGAAGGTCTGCTGCTTCCATCAGATCTTCGTCGATTGTAATGCTGCCTACATAATTCAGATTGGCCTCTGTTACCGTGGCACGGTGGATTTTGGATTTCATCATTGTTCTATACATGAAGGGACACACCTTTCGTTTCCATAATTACATTATCGATTAGACGGGTAGGGCCGAATTTGACAGCCAGCGCCATAATGACTTCTCCATTCAATTGTTGCAGGACGGTATCTTCAGCAAGCACTTCGAGCTGCGGAAATGAGAGAATCTCTGCATAGTCGATCACAGCAATAGAAGAAGTACCGATTTCCCGGCGCAGCAGTGCACGTACCTGACCGGCTGTCATCTGTGGATTGCTGCTTATTTCTTCACGAGCAAGGCGCAGGGAGCGAGACAATACGAGGGCCTGGGTACGCTCTTCTTCGGAAAGATAGACATTGCGTGAACTAAGTGCCAGTCCATCTTCTTCACGAATAATCGGGCAAGGAACAATCTCGATATCCATATTCAGATCATCCACCATTTGGCGAATAACGGCTACCTGCTGGGCATCCTTGGCTCCAA
It encodes the following:
- a CDS encoding amidohydrolase; translated protein: MNNSPSKWMIKNGIFAASHGGKSVLYGHMVIENDVITYLGEEEPADQEGMTIVDGRHQFFIPGLVNSHGHAAMSLLRGYGDDLALQVWLQEKMWPMEAKFTSDDVYTGTALSVLEMLKGGTTTFLDMYDRSERVAEVVEQSGMRAVLMRGVIGLCSEEEQNEKLNQAVQFVRDWHGKANGRITTMMSPHAPYTCPPAFIEKFVQAAHDLDVPLHTHMSETVAEVEQNVRDYGLRPVDHLEKLGVFTRPTLLAHAVHLTDEEIQKLAAHKATISHNPGSNLKLASGVARVPDLLRAGVVVSLGTDGPASNNNLDMFEEMRLAALIHKGVSGDPTAVPALEALRMGTEYGAKSVFLDNTGVFAVGMKADITSLNIDQPHFLPFTDFISHTVYSASAKDVLHVWVDGKQLIKDGVSLTLDEEKIRREAQLAFEGLLTR
- a CDS encoding redox-sensing transcriptional repressor Rex; this encodes MKSDKISEAVVRRLPVYLRYLNELHTREVPTVSSQELGQKLDLNPAQIRKDLAYFGDFGRKGIGYDVSYLIEKIRHILKLDQQINVALIGAGNLGHALSNYNAYLQETMKIVAVFDSYTPKVGTQINTLTVQPIDELSETVQSKHIRVGIITVPNTEAQRVADQLIEAGIEAILNFAPIILKTPPHVRVHTADFTTDLLSLAYYLEDGKELETNEQLTE
- the dinG gene encoding ATP-dependent DNA helicase DinG — protein: MKFAVLDFETTGTQSSDDIIQVGLAVIDHDLTITQVYSSMVKPGGKIPPFITGLTGIRNEDVADAPELDDVMLEMIPLLEDAVLVGHNVAFDLGFLQRALDRTGYLPFTGRVLDTMDFLRVFFPNLPSYQLSMVSSSLGFEHDRPHQADSDALATAYVFLKCLEELDGLPLITVQRLAELFDNQDSDLGWYFDGVRMQREAQPAQDLDEHRFYRQLALKVGDWMDIPSAEEAREGMPLADVSFDEFLEQVKDNLRKLLPDYEEREPQNQMFDEVVRALTDEKHLLIEAGTGTGKSLGYLLPSIYHSVKNSERVMVSTHTINLQEQLRERDVPLLTQVIPFAFRAAVFKGRQHYLCLRKFEHKINTKEFQSPKEDVLIAAQMIVWLTATETGDDEELNMGNRGGDFWETVASDTDSCLGRACPWFRQCFYHRAKHEAGAADVVITNHSKLFTDIKAGHQLLPAYEHLVIDEAHHLEDVAGKHLGMHMKYFTLVHPMLRLFKDSKTGQLAILRQQLGSSGSERGMEWAIAIDNLYPELTDVKEDWDKLSELLFALLPQRSDAAPGEAAQFTLRLLPQKKPDEWAEIAELENRIHIGLSQIIRKGEQVMNKIKESDEVLDSDGLVTDVSGLFKDLTGVRDDLRHFIKLDSEDTVYWYEANGNYRSKSLQMYAVPVDVSQQLKEHFFDKKKSIVLTSATLSIDKNFQYMIEQLGLKEAEQQGKLNTSMLESPFNYREQSLVLIPRDFPSVKGSVGDEHFVSMLARSLADAAEATRGRMLVLFTSYRMLKQVYEPLKEKLSQSDIAVFGQGVDGGSRTKLTRRFQDHPACVLLGTSSFWEGVDIPGEALTCLAIVRLPFQPPNHPLVEAKSERLKKEKKNPFMKLSVPQAVIRFKQGFGRLVRTANDRGIVLIYDTRVIESYYGKHFLYSLPGPKMEHMPTQQMVPRIAEWLSHRENEKDAANQEGEQA
- the panD gene encoding aspartate 1-decarboxylase; translation: MYRTMMKSKIHRATVTEANLNYVGSITIDEDLMEAADLLENEKVQIVNNNNGARLETYVITGPRGSGVVCLNGAAARLVQPGDTVIIISYAMMSHEELQEHRPTVVFVDGQNKPVMEAHKEVHATIM
- the panC gene encoding pantoate--beta-alanine ligase, which translates into the protein MKVLHSIAEIRQEVKSLRKQRSLDNHEATVGLVPTMGFLHEGHASLMRKAREISDIVVISIFVNPIQFGPNEDFERYPRDEQRDLALAEKEGVDIVFLPTVDVMYPSPTKTHVSVAELTDTLCGASRPGHFDGVSTVVTKLFNIVKPDHAFFGAKDAQQVAVIRQMVDDLNMDIEIVPCPIIREEDGLALSSRNVYLSEEERTQALVLSRSLRLAREEISSNPQMTAGQVRALLRREIGTSSIAVIDYAEILSFPQLEVLAEDTVLQQLNGEVIMALAVKFGPTRLIDNVIMETKGVSLHV